The genomic segment CTGCGGGGGACTGGAGTGGCTGAGGGCCCGGCATCTGGCGGGGATGTCGGGAAGTGGTATTTCTGGGGCTGGGTTTTTTTGGGGTTCCTGAGGAACTGGATTCGGAGCGTGCCTGCCAGGCGAGAAGTTCCGTGGAGGCAGAGTTTAGGACGTGTCGACATCGGGCGGCCCCCGGGACAGGTGTGCGGGGCGCCTGCTGGATCCGCGGCGTGGCTGCAGAACGCGCTGGAGAGGTTGAGGGGCAAGGggtggggccgggccgggggggtCCTCACGGATCCCAGTAGTTCTCGTGGTGCTGCGCGGCAATGATGATGACTACGGTGAGGATGGTACAGAGCACCATGGCTGCGATGCCCACCGCCAGGGAGATAAAGGAGAAGTTCCGGGCCTCGCGTGATGCGATCTCGGCAGACACCATGTCTCCGCGGGCCAAGGCCGTGCGCACCTGCGGGGGAGGGGCGGAAAAAGAGGATTGGAGTGGCTGCTCCGTGGGTGATGCTCCCCAGGACAGCCAGCACCCCTTAGaataagaaaaaccaaaagaaaaagaaaaaaaaaaaaaagaaaaagaaaaaccgaGCGAGGCCACCCTTCCCAGACGCCGCCGTCTACTCCCCTTCCACCTGCACGGCCTTGAAGATGGCGATGATGCCCGTGGGCCAGAAGCAGCAGATGGTGGTCAGCACCGCGATGGGCATGTAGTCGTGCGGCGGGCGCCTTGGCTCCAGCAgggccagccctgggccctggggcggcggggggagtgTGGAGGTCACTCCTGTGCCCCCCGGGGTCCCGCCTGCGTAGGGCTGTGGAAGGAAGGTTGCGGGAGAGGACAGAGAACGTCATTCGGGTCCTCCCTGAGCCCACCAACATTCTGCGTCTGGCAGAGTAGTTTTTAAAGCAGATTCTTGCATGTTGCTTCTCAAAGAAACTTGTCATCCACTACCCTTCCAGGACACCCATAAATTCCACCTAGgtccctctcctttcttcattGCTGCCCTTACCCTTTATTCTTAGGGGTCGCCACACTCCCTCCCCATAAGGTATGACCGCACCAGTGCTGCCCTGGCCTCACTTCTTCTCTCCAAATATCTGCTTGGCCTTCCCTATTGAGTCAGTTCTAGGTTTCTTCTCCCTTATCCTCCTTGGTCCCCAGGTttcatttctccttccccctctctccagGCTGTTCTTTCCTTCTATCAAGCCTCCTCTGGACTTCCGTGCTCCATTCCCCTTCCCAGACCCTGATCTCTGACCCCAACtgctagacacacacacacacacacacacacacacacacacacactcccaagGCTTTCCTTAGTCCCTCCTCTCTGTAGGCCTAGTCCTAGGGACCTGCCTGGTTCCCTAGCCCAGTTTCTCTATCCCACCAGCCCCCAGTGCGTCCCCACTCCTTCCTCCCAGGCCCTCGTCAGCCCAGTACTCACCGTGCCCACCGGGTAGACCGGCACGTAGGCAGTGCAAGGCTGCAGCTGTAGGGGGTAGCCGGGGGCTACGTAGCCCCCCAGTGGCAGCGTGCCTACCGCACCCGTGTGCGTGGGCACCACGAAGCCGGGAGCCTGGGCAGTATGAGAGGGCGCCGGCGGGGGCGGAGCGGCGGCGGCtggcggcggcgggggcagcgggcCCTCGAAGCGAGTCTCCTGCAGGTAAGGGTCGGGTGGCATGCGGGGCAAGGTGGCGCAGCCGGGTGGGGGCGCcccggcggccgggccgggcggggcgtgGTGTGGTGGTCGCGGCAGAGTGGCTGAAGATGAGGGGCCGCGCTGAGCAGTGGCCGCGGCGGAAGCCAGGCCGCCTGCCCCTAGGCGCGGGAGGGTGGCCGTCCCGGactggtggtagtggtggtggtggtgatggtgagaGGAAGGGGCTGcctgtgggggtggggcggggggttcggcggggggctggggggcattATAGGGTGGCGGAGAGGTGTGAGGGACTGAGTCCGAAAGGCCTGGGGGTGGTAAGCAGAGGAGGGGgcatggggagagagaagaggtgaGGAAGGGGGTAGGGGGAGACACAGAGGGCCAGGGATGGAAGAAGATAatgtgagagacagaggagatggGTGAGAAGCCATCTCTTGGTCTCAGGGCAGGAAAGGGGTTGAATCTAGGCCATCTGTCCCCCCTCCCTTCTTTCAATCTAGTTTTGAGGTCGCAACTCTCCTCCATTCTTCTACCTCTTCAGCAACATGGCCATAGCTTTCACCTGCACACCCAAGCCATGGCTGCCTTGGGCTTGCCCATCTGAGCTGGTCCTGTATGTGCACGTGTGTAGACATGCAACACTGTGTTAACATGTATTCAAACCAACAGTTGCATAAACACATGTAGGATGACATATTCCCTTCTGCCTCCTTGCCCTGGGAAGGGGCACCCTAGCCTCTCTGGGAATCCCAGTACCTCTTCTAGGGCAGATAAAGAAGGCTGTTCTGAATTTTACTCCCTGCCAACCTCCATCTGATCATATCATTGTATTTCTCCACTGAATGTCTCCATGAGAGCCGGTGTCATCTGTCCATCTGTCACTCCCAATGATGCTATCCTTGCTGTACTTGGCTGATGCTAGGCCACTCTACTTCCCTCACCCTTTCAACCTGTCCCCTTTCCATGTTGTTGGTAAGGGGACGAAGCTGCGattggaaggaggaaaagaagagaacagagggatagattaaaaagagaaggaggatgGGGGGTGCTGAGAGCTGGACAGAAGGGGAATGAAACAATCAACCCGCCTCCAGGGAGGGGGTTGGGGccaagggtggggggagagtctGGAGATGGTGGAAAgggcaggtttttatttttttatttttttatttttttacctgaCTTTTCCGATGACATGCCTGCAGTCTCGCTGGGACAGGGTCCCTGTAGTGGGAGTCGGGGTCCCTAGCTGGCGTCGGAGTCTCGGTGTGCGGATTGCGCAGCCGGCAgcacagagatggagagatgaagacagcggcggggggcggagggagagcagggagggggggtAGCTTAAAGGGACCGAGGAGGGGGGGGGAGTTTCCGAGGTACCGTCACTCGGTCTCTCCTCCTCTCACCCTGGCATCCAAGCCCCCAGTTTGGGCTCCCTTGGAGTTGTCATGGAAACAGGGAGGCAAGCAAGACCTGGCGAGGCGGTTGGGACTAAGGGAAGGAAGGCGGGAGGGAGAACTCTCTAGAGTCTTCCCCTCTAAGACTGGCTGTAGTGATGACAttgtgggaggaagggagcaggTGCCCAGTGGATTCTGTACCCCAGTCCCCACAGGATCTGGTTCACCCTAgtcaggacccccccccccaacttcccTCACAGTCCCTGCAAGTTCTCAGGATCTTCTCCCCAGTCTTTAGCTTCTGTTTCTCCCGCTTTAGGAAGGATAACTGTATATGACAGAGAACTGCAGAGTTGAGAGCTGCGATGGCTTGAAGAGCCCCCAGGGTTATGGCCTGCGGTGAGCTGCAGGTAAACTGGGGGGCTTGGACCTATAGTAATTTAGCGGGAGTCTGGCTTGTGACTGGGGGGGGAGAGGGCGTGGGAGAAGATTGGAGAGAAGGCTTGGGGGATACGGAGATACGTTCTTCCTGGGAGATATGTTCTTCCTCCGGGGTGCAGGAGCTGAGCACTTTGGAAGGAGGGGATGGATCAGCTCATTTCTGGCAACTTCGTTTTGGGAATAGGTGATTTCCCTTTCCCCCTTTGGTAATTAGGCCTCTTAGAGTTCCCCAGTGCATCCATGTTCAGATCTATTTCTTAAAATCCCagcacccacccaccacccctgccaAGGCCAGCCGCCACCTCCTGAGTTggcaggatgtgtgtgtgtgtgtgaggaggggGGCGGGTGTCGGAACACAGCTGTAATTGCggtcttttcatttgttcattgtaTCTTGGGAGCACGTATGCGGGGATGGAAGGTGCAGTGGGCAGTCTACTGAGACTTAGAGGATAGAGGAGTTGGACTTTATGCAAAAACACAGTCAGGGATTCTTTAACCCTCTGCTACCTCCGCCTTCAGATTAGtcctccccaacccccgcccGAGGCAGTGGCCGTGCCGGGCTGCGTCCTAGCGGAGCCTACAGAGCTGTGCAGAGGCCCCGCCTGGCCGGGTCCCAGGGCCCAGACATTTAGGTCAGGCCCCAAACTGGCCATTCTGGTTTCCGAGGCGTCGGCGTGGTTCCAGACCCCCTACCGCCACCCCACCCTCACATGACACACCTCAGAGCACAAATCGGGTTTATTGAGAGACTTTAGACCGGCCAAGACCTTGTGAAGAGAGGGAGGGATTCATTCCGACAAGCTTCGAAATCCTTTCCTCTAGGGAGACGCCTTCAAACGCTAAGTAAAAGCCCGCCGGTGTCTGGTGTCTCGCCAGGGGTGCAGGGCGCCTGGAGCTCGGGGGTCTGGCCGAGGGGGGCGCCCACATGAGTTCCCGGCTCAGGGCAGGTTGCGGGGGTCCCTCAAGTTGAAAGACTGGCGGGAACCACGCGGGCGTGAGTCAGCGCTGCCCCAGGGGCCCTCCGCCCCTTGGAGGTGGGTCGTGTCCCGGGAGCCGAGGAGAGGAGGCCAGGAGAAAGTGGGTCAGGCTGCACTTCTAGCTCCGGGGGCCTCGAGGACTCTTCGCGGCCCTGGAGACGAGGGCAGTACACGCACTTGATAACGAAGAGTTGTAAGACGCTGACCCGGGGCCGGCGGgcaggcgcggggcggggcggggcggggcggggcggggtcctCCCGGTCCTCCCGGTCCTCCCGGTCCTCCCGGCGCCGGCGTAGGGACCGACTGCGGAGACGGTCTTTCTCCGGTCTCGTCCCCAGcgccctgccccctcaccccgcccccgGTGGAGGGGGGAGAACTTCGTGTTCCGCGGCGGAGCCAGAGTTGGGAAGTGGGACGAAACAGGCCAGAACTCAGCCCCTCAGGGCGCCGGTGCAGCGGGGCCCGCGCTCGCCTCCTCTCGGCTCGCAGGCTGGGCCCgccgcttcttcctctccccacgaCTCTAAATGGATTGCTCTGCCTGTCTGCTCCCCCGCCCTCGGGACGCAGTGGAATGTTCCACGGCCCCTCCGGTCCCGGCCTGCGTTACAGGGGACGCGGGCACGGTTGTCAGGGAAAGCCCCGGACGTGACGGCGGAGCGCGACCCCTGgcagcctcccctctcccctcggTCACTGCCCTGCGCGCGCTCcggaccccctccccccgcgggcTCCAGTCTAGGGGGAAGTAAACAGCAGGCGCAGCGGAGTCCGCGGACCCAGGCCAGGTGGGAGCTTGCGTCCTCCAGGAGCCTGCGCTGCCGCTCGGGGTCTGCCTTACAACACCCGGGGTCGTGCAGCGCCGGGACGGGCCTGGGGACAGTCCcggccgggctgggggcggggctccgggtgCGCGTCGCTGAGTCTGCGTGTGGGGGGTGTGTTTCCTACAACCCCCGAGTGCGATCCTAGTAGGCTGCCTGGTGAGCTGGACCTAGTGTGAgcgcgggcggggaggggcctCTCGGTGGCCGGGCGTCTGCTCGGAGGGGAGCGTGTCGTCCTCTCTCTCACAGGCCCCCATCGCCCCTTCTCAGGCGGGAGCATGCTGGGGCGCCGGGGCCTGCGGCTCCCCCCGGTGGGGATCCTGCTCCTGCTGCCGTtcctgccgccgccgctgccgcccgcagcccccgcgcccCATCGCGCTGCCTACAAACCGGTCATCGTGGTGCACGGGCTGTTTGACAGCTCGTACAGCTTCCGCCACCTGCTGGAATACATCAACGAGGTCTGGCCGGGGACGCCCGGTTGTGGGGCATTGGAGGCGTCTGTGGTGACTGGGGAAGGAGAATGGGGAACGGAAAGCTGCCCTGCTGGGCTTGCTCCGTTCCTGGAGGAGCTGGTGCTGGCGTTGGGAGAGGCAAAGGATGAGATCCCCGGTTCTAGCAGGGCGCAGTAGGAGTGCGGACGCTGGCCAGGGGGCGGTGAGGTGGGCGGGCTTTGTAGTGCACCCCCTGTTGCAGCATTGCCCCTTTCCCACAGACACATCCCGGGACTGTGGTGACAGTGCTTGATCTCTTCGATGGGAGAGAGAGCTTGCGACCCTTGTGGGAACAGGTGCAAGGGTTTGGAGAGGCTGTGGCCCCCATCATGGCAAAGGCCCCTCAAGGGGTGCATCTCATCTGCTACTCGCAGGGTAGGTGCCCTCCCCCTCCCAAGTTCTAAGCCCTATCTGAGGCTTGATCCTTATCTGAGGGACACCTGCTAGTGTCCCCTTTTCTGAACAATATTGTCCCAGCCAGAGTCCTACTACCTGAGCCCTACTTTTCTGACTTCCCTCAGTACCTGGATCTTAGCTCTGTATCCTGAGTGGGAGGGAGACTCCCTGCACTGTTGCCCCCTTTTGCCATTACTCATGGCTCTTGCCCATATGGGATAATGGGGCTGTAAAAAGCACCCTACAAGGAGAGTCAGAAGATCCAGAATCCAGTTCTGGCTCTGGCACTTTGGCGACATATAACCTTTTGCCACAGGTTTTtgctttctctgggcctcagtgtcctcacaagcattgtggtggtggtggtggtggtgacaaggAGTGCCTGTCCCTAAGTCCCTGCCTAATGTGCTGGTCTGCCTCCAGGGGGCCTGGTGTGCCGGGCGCTGCTCTCCGTCATGGATGAGCACAATGTGGattctttcatctctctctcttctccacaaATGGGACAGTATGGAGGTGAGCGGGGATGGTGAGCCCCATAGGGGGCTCTGAGTTTTGGGGACACAAAGGTTTGGGGGCCACTTGACACTGCTGTTCTCTTGTCAGATACGGACTATCTGAAGTGGCTCTTCCCTACCTCCATGAGGTCTAACCTCTACCGGATCTGCTATAGTCCCTGGGGCCAGGAATTCTCCATCTGCAACTACTGGCATGGTGAGTAGGGGATGCCACACTGGGATGTGCATGGAGAGGACACCTGGGCGTAGGGCCTGCGGCTTCCCTCTGTACCATAACCAGCAGCAGCAGTGGTAAGGATGACTTACCATCTGAATAGGcactgttcaaaatattttctgtctatTACCTTATTGCTTCAGAGTATGGTGTGGGGCAGGGGTCAgcaaagtttttctttaaagcaccagatagtaaatatttggttTTGCAGGCCATGTAGTCTCTGTCACAAATATAATTCTGCCAcagtagtgtgaaagcagccatacaCCATAGGTAAATGCGTGTatctgtgttctaataaaactttatttatacaGACAAGCAGTGGGCTGGATTTGCCCCATGGTTCATAGTTTGCAAACACCTAGTATAGTTTTTAAGACAACGGATGCTGGGTCCAGACTACTTGTGTTTGAAGCCTGACCCTATTGGGTTTCTccggacaagttacttaacctttctgtgactgttttctttatctgtaaaataatgatATAGTACTACCCTCTAGGgggttgtgaagattaaataaattaacaaatgtaATGTACTttgaacagtacctggcatagaAGGTGGCTGGATAAAAGTGTTTGCTCTCGTGTTTacaattattattactgttactatTATATTAGTATTCACTTTGTCTATTACCGTAGGCCCCTGATTGGTCCTCTGGCCTCTGGTCTTGCttcttttccttgcttctctGACTGTATAGTTCTAACTGCTGTTTATATCTAGACCCCCACCATGATGACTTGTACCTCAATGCCAGCAGTTTCCTGGCCCTGATCAATGGGGAGAGAGATCATCCCAATGCCACTGGTGAGACCCAGGCTCCTATCCGGTCCTGTTTTTGCTTCTCTGACCCgctatgtttctctctctctccaacctgGCCTGACCCCTGTGActgactcttcttttcttttctcttcttcccaattTTCAGCATGGAGGAAGAACTTTCTTCGTGTGGGCCGCCTGGTGCTGATTGGGGGCCCTGATGATGGTGTCATTACCCCCTGGCAGTCCAGGTAATAAGGAACTGTGTGGCCGGAAGATTGACTaaggacaccccccacccccagcagttTTTATCTCATTCCTGAAATTGGCCTGTATCTCCCACTGTTCAGTTCATGCCCTACCCTCTATGTATCCTGTGACCAGAACGTGGGAGTCATCCCCCAACTCCTTGTATCCAGCCAGTCATTAAGCCCTACAGACTCTACTTCCTCTCCATCCCTAAACCGCTGCTTTGTAAAAACTCTTAACTTACAGATAATTACAGATTCACAGGAAGTGGCAAAGATAGTTTAGAGAGGTCCTGGGTATGTCTCCTTCTCCCGGTTCCCCCCCATGATTGCATCCTATGTAACTACAGCACGACATCAAAACCAGGAAGTTGTCCTACTAAGTAGGATATGTGTGTATAGTTCCATGCCATTTTATGTTTCCtaccacctctttttttttttattaaaaatttttatttatttatgatagtaacacagagagagagagagagagagagagagagaggcagagacacaggcagagggagaagcaggctccatgcaccgggagcctgacgtgggattcgatcccgggtctccaggatcatgccctgggccaaaggcaggcgccaaactgctgtgccacccagggatcccctcctaccACCTCTTTTACATACCTGGACTTCTATAATATCCTCCAGCCCCGTCCCCTCCATCCTGTTCCTCAGGAAAATCCATGGCTCCATCGTGCTATGTGTTGGCCTATGTTGCAGATCTCATGAGTGGTCTGAAATGTCACCTAAGCTACTTTAGTTgctcagcagatatttattgagcactgtaTGTattcccaggcactgtgctaggccaCTGGGATGCAGTGGTAAATGAAAGAGAAGTCCCTGCTATTATGTAGCTTATGATCTCGTGtgggagacagataataaatgtaaatataaaaaataaataaataaataaatgtaaatatatatctcGGGTGGAGATAAGATAAGGTAGGGGAAGGGGGGTTGGAGGATGACTGAGGCCTGTGTCAGATCATGGCCAGATAAGTCCTAGACGAGATGCCATTTGAGTAGAAACTtaaggaagtgaaggaaggagCTGTGCAACAATCTGAGGGGAAAACGACTCAGGGAAAGAGTAGCACGAACAAAGGTCATAGGGCAGGCATGAGAAATGAAGAGGCCAGTGTGTTTAGagctcagggagcaggggagaaggtgggagaggagATGAAGGAGGTAGCAGGGAGCCAGTGATGTGGAGCCTTTGTGGGGTAAAGTCAGGcccttgattccttttttttctaaaatatacatgataaaaaatttaccaatttttaaaaaagattttatttattcatgaaagacacagagggagaggcagagacataggcagagggagaagcaggctgcctgcagggagccccatgtgggactcgatcctgggactccaggatcacaacctgggccaaaggcagatgcttaacggctgagccacccaggcatccctcaaataaaccttatttaattcttactTGACATATAAGAAAATTTAGGTGCAAATAGCTGAAATAAGGTGTCTCTATTCAGAGTCAGTAACTGGTGAAGTCAGGCTATCTAACTTAACCACTGGGTTTCACTACCTCTCTGCAAGGGAAGTATTCTCGTATAGGACAAAGAGGATAAGTACTACGCTCAGCCACACACATTTGGGAGTGTGTGGCAGAGCTGGAGCTCACATCCAGGTCTGTGTGCCCCTATACATGATGAGATATAGCCCCTCAACACAGCCTCCAGGCCACCAACCAGCTCCCCCATGCTTGCAGCTGTACCTCACCTCTGCACCTTTGCTCCTGCTCTTCCATTTGCCTGGAGAACAGCCTTGCCTAGTGGAGAGTCCTCACTAGGAAGCCCTTTGCTGATGCTCTAAAACTAGAGTAGTGGCCTCTCTTTGCTCTGTAGCCTATTGGACTAAACACTATTAGTGTTTGTTGTTTGTGGCTGGGGCCCACTCACTGCCCATGCCAGTTAtcagtattactttttaaaatcttaaggcctttttattttgaagtaagttcatatttaaaaagttaccAAGGTATTATAAGACAACCTTGTGTGCTCTTCCCCTAGGTTTtctaaatgttaacatttcacCATGTTAATGTCCTCATCCATtctctgtaaatatatatatggggcATAGGTGTGTTTGTGAACCAGTTGAGAGGAGGTTGTAGACATGTCTCTTTATCCCTAAAACTTCAGTATGTCAGTGTCTGTTTCCTGTATATTCTTTACATATCCAGTACAATTACCAAAACCAAGAAATTGACATTATCCTACATGGATAGGGTCACTGTATAGACCTTACTCAAATATTTTCCAGTTGtcctcctggggaaaaaaatccaatgcAAAAtccatcctgggatcatgtgTTGCATTTACttgttatgtctctttttttcctggaatacTTCCTCAGTGTTCCTCTCTGACATTTATGTTTTTGGAGCGTATGGTCTAgccattttgtagaatgtccctcagtttgggtttgtcagTGGTTTCCTCATGAGTAGGTTCGGGTGACACATTTTCGAGGGGACTCTGCAGAAGTCATGCTGTGGCCTCAGTGTATCACTTCCATAAGCTACATGATATCCAGTTAAATATTTGAATGTCTTCCTTGCTGCCTGTTTCAACAGGCTGTGAATTCCCGAAGTCCTCTGGCCTACCTTGATTTTCTCCAGCTCTCTTGATAacttcctcccctgcccaccctcaaTCTCTTTGTAGCTTCTTTGGTTTCTATGATGCAAATGAGACCGTCTTGGAGATGGAGGAGCAACTGGTGAGCCCCCTGGGATTTCTTCCCACTTCTTCATgccctgtccttcctccctgccaCTGACACTGAAAGGTTCACCCTGTGGGGAGGGGACGGGGACAGGGACAGCAGCAGGAGCTCACTTTGTTTCTCCCTGTCTTTCTTTGACCCTTTGCTCACTTTGAAGGTTTATCTGCGGGATTCTTTTGGGTTGAAGACGCTGTTGGCTCGGGGAGCCATAGTGAGGTGTCCGATGGCTGGGATCTCCCATACGGCCTGGCACTCCAACCGGACCCTTTATGAGACCTGCATTGAACCTTGGCTCTCCTGAGGATGTCCTCAGGGACCCCCCCAGGAACTCCCCAGCCCAGAGACCAAGCGGTGGCCTTGGAAAGCAGATGTCAGGCTCTGGTGTGCCTCTGATCACCCATTGCTCCCACACTGCCTGCACCAaccagggctcccaggaccccttcctcttctcctaaATGACAAATCCTGGTTTCCCCCACATCACGTCTGGGGTTTGCTCTGTGCTCTCTCACCGTCCCAAAGCAGAGGTTGGGAAGAGAGAAACCAGGTTTTTAACTTGtggctgctcctgctgctgctgctgctgctccgtCTCCGGCCGAACAGGAGGAGAACCCAGTCCCTGCTCACTACGGAGGTCTCCTTCTAGGCCACTCAGGACATTTTTAGCTTCTGTTCTCCCCATATTCCCTTTTCCTCagccctcccaactcccaggaaGGACTACCCATGAGAGTGGGGTTCTGAGGCTCCCCTATGGGGACGGTTCCGTTCTTGAAATGTCAGTGTTGGGGAATATCTATGGCCCGTGAGGCCCATCTCAGGTTTGGGGATCCCCCAGTCCCTATGTTCAGTGTTGGGGTACCCCCTGGGAGCCTAGTTTCTTTGAGGCCCCAGCCCCTCTTTTAGCTACCATTGAATGGGTGTTAACCCTGTATTAATGGAAATAAAGTTCCATTTCTTCAGTGTGGCTTGACTCATTTCCAGGTGAAGGGGACCCGGCTCCCCAAGGAGGGTGGAGATGGAGAGCCTGAGGTCTGGGTGCCCGGATGCCTGGTCTGGGGTGGGACCCCCTTGGTGTTTCCGCTCTCTAAATGCCCATTCTGTGTGGGTTCCTGATTCTCTGTGGGTTCTTTCCTGCAGAGGACAATTCTCTTCCTGTCCCAGCCTAAGCTTGGGGGACTGAGCCCAGGGCTCCAGTGGCTTGTGCCTCAGCCTCATGGGTGGAATGTGCCTGCTACCCCCAGGCTAGATGAGGGGGCTAAGGGTCAGGGTGGGCATTTGTTGCACCCCTTTATGACCTTTGTAGGCCAGAGTTGGGTGAGGGGCTGGACAATGAGCCTCCTCTTCCTTGAAAGAAGGAATTTTGGTGGAGACAATAGGGCCCTGTCTGCTCTGGCTTGGGGGGCGGTGGCAGACTCAActcgcccccaccccaggccctaaCAAATGTCATCAAGGAATGGGGGGCAATTTCCCCATAAGGCATTGggcacctccccgcccccctcttcctttctttcttcagctGATCTTGCCTCTTCTCCCATGACCTGACCCTGCTTTCCTCTGccagctctgtctctctccctgcccccacttctCCCCCAGCCTGTGTTGGGTTGAGGGGTGTGGCAAGGGCCAGGGGGACCAGTGGTGTCATAGAGCCAGTGGCCTCTGCCGATTTGGGGAGTGTAGGAAGAAGGAGCCTCGGAGTTGGAAATTTACTTCTGGGGGCCCTTTGCTGGGGCGGTTGTGAGCGTTGTGGGACTTGGATCCCACTGAGCAGTTAGAGCAGGAGCTATGGAGGACGCttgtgggagggggcggggaatGGGAGGATTGTCTGGCCcagccccttctctccttcccagcctgccccacccacccaccagtctgagctgctgctgctgaggctgGTCTGCTGGAGTCTCCGGAGGAAAAGAC from the Canis lupus dingo isolate Sandy chromosome 12, ASM325472v2, whole genome shotgun sequence genome contains:
- the PRRT1 gene encoding proline-rich transmembrane protein 1 — its product is MSSEKSGLSDSVPHTSPPPYNAPQPPAEPPAPPPQAAPSSHHHHHHHYHQSGTATLPRLGAGGLASAAATAQRGPSSSATLPRPPHHAPPGPAAGAPPPGCATLPRMPPDPYLQETRFEGPLPPPPPAAAAPPPPAPSHTAQAPGFVVPTHTGAVGTLPLGGYVAPGYPLQLQPCTAYVPVYPVGTPYAGGTPGGTGVTSTLPPPPQGPGLALLEPRRPPHDYMPIAVLTTICCFWPTGIIAIFKAVQVRTALARGDMVSAEIASREARNFSFISLAVGIAAMVLCTILTVVIIIAAQHHENYWDP
- the PPT2 gene encoding lysosomal thioesterase PPT2, whose amino-acid sequence is MLGRRGLRLPPVGILLLLPFLPPPLPPAAPAPHRAAYKPVIVVHGLFDSSYSFRHLLEYINETHPGTVVTVLDLFDGRESLRPLWEQVQGFGEAVAPIMAKAPQGVHLICYSQGGLVCRALLSVMDEHNVDSFISLSSPQMGQYGDTDYLKWLFPTSMRSNLYRICYSPWGQEFSICNYWHDPHHDDLYLNASSFLALINGERDHPNATAWRKNFLRVGRLVLIGGPDDGVITPWQSSFFGFYDANETVLEMEEQLVYLRDSFGLKTLLARGAIVRCPMAGISHTAWHSNRTLYETCIEPWLS